A region of Thermococcus barossii DNA encodes the following proteins:
- the fbp gene encoding fructose-1,6-bisphosphate aldolase/phosphatase gives MAVGEKITISVIKADIGGWPGHSRVHPQLVETAEEVLAKAREEGTIIDFYVATCGDDLQLIMTHKKGVDSSEIHGLAWRTFEEATKVAKELGLYGAGQDLLKDAFSGNVRGMGPGVAEMEITLRKSEPIVTFHMDKTEPGAFNLPIFRMFADPFNTAGLVIDPNMHMGFRFEVWDIKEHTRVILSTPEELYDLLALIGAKSRYVIKRVFPKEGHKISKDEPVAVVSTEKLYEIAGEYVGKDDPVAIVRAQSGLPALGEVLEPFAFPHLVSGWMRGSHNGPVMPVPMHQANPTRFDGPPRVVALGWQISPEGKLVGPVDLFDDPAFDGARQKAVEIAEYMRRHGPFEPHRLPMEDMEYTTLPGVLEKLKDRFEPVE, from the coding sequence ATGGCAGTTGGAGAGAAGATAACGATCAGCGTTATAAAGGCCGACATCGGCGGCTGGCCGGGCCATTCAAGGGTTCATCCCCAGCTCGTCGAGACCGCCGAGGAGGTTCTCGCCAAGGCCCGGGAGGAGGGCACCATAATAGACTTCTACGTCGCGACCTGCGGCGATGATCTTCAGCTCATCATGACCCACAAGAAAGGCGTCGACAGCTCCGAGATACATGGCCTCGCGTGGAGAACCTTTGAGGAGGCCACGAAGGTAGCGAAGGAGCTCGGTCTCTACGGAGCGGGCCAGGACCTGCTCAAGGACGCCTTCAGCGGTAACGTTCGCGGGATGGGGCCGGGCGTTGCCGAGATGGAGATAACCCTCAGGAAGAGCGAGCCGATAGTTACCTTCCACATGGACAAGACTGAACCCGGAGCCTTTAACCTCCCGATATTCAGGATGTTCGCGGACCCATTCAACACCGCCGGGCTTGTCATAGACCCCAACATGCACATGGGCTTCCGCTTCGAGGTCTGGGACATAAAGGAGCACACGAGGGTCATCCTCAGCACCCCAGAGGAACTCTACGACCTTCTTGCCCTCATCGGGGCCAAGAGCCGCTACGTCATCAAGCGTGTCTTCCCGAAGGAGGGCCACAAGATATCCAAGGACGAGCCAGTGGCAGTTGTCAGCACGGAGAAGCTTTATGAAATAGCGGGGGAGTACGTCGGAAAGGACGATCCGGTTGCGATAGTCCGCGCCCAGAGCGGTCTTCCGGCCCTCGGCGAGGTTCTTGAGCCCTTCGCCTTCCCGCACCTCGTCAGCGGCTGGATGAGGGGTTCCCACAACGGTCCGGTCATGCCGGTTCCGATGCACCAGGCCAACCCGACGAGGTTCGACGGTCCGCCGCGCGTAGTCGCCCTCGGCTGGCAGATAAGCCCGGAAGGAAAGCTCGTCGGCCCGGTTGACCTCTTCGACGACCCGGCCTTCGACGGTGCCAGGCAGAAAGCCGTTGAGATTGCCGAATACATGCGCAGGCACGGACCCTTCGAGCCCCACAGGCTCCCGATGGAGGACATGGAGTACACCACCCTTCCGGGAGTTCTGGAGAAGCTCAAGGACAGGTTCGAGCCCGTCGAGTGA
- the glpK gene encoding glycerol kinase GlpK: protein MDGDKFILSLDEGTTSARAIVFDRESNVVGMGQYEFPQHYPRPGWVEHNPEEIWNAQFRAIKTALERAKVEPGQIAAIGVTNQRETTIVWDRSGKPLYNAIVWQCRRTAEMVEEIKREHGDVIKEKTGLVPDAYFSASKLKWLLDNVPGLRERAERGEVLFGTVDTFLIYRLTGEHVTDYSNASRTMLFNIKKLDWDDELLEIFDIPAEVLPEVRESSEVYGYTKRELLGAEIPVSGDAGDQQAALFGQAAFEAGMVKATYGTGNFILANTGKTVRYSDNLLTTIAWGLKGKVTYALEGSVFITGAAVQWLRDGIRIIESAPETEELARKLESNEGVYFVPAFVGLGAPYWDQFARGLIIGITRGTGREHLARATLEAIAYLTRDVIEEMERLVGIKELRVDGGATANDFLMEFQADILGKRVIRPVVKETTALGAAYLAGLAVDYWDGMEEIKDLWRAERIFEPKMDRETRERLYRGWKEAVKRALGWAKIAEA, encoded by the coding sequence ATGGACGGGGATAAATTCATACTCTCCCTCGACGAGGGAACCACGAGTGCGAGGGCGATAGTCTTCGACAGGGAAAGCAACGTCGTGGGGATGGGCCAGTACGAGTTTCCGCAGCACTACCCAAGGCCAGGGTGGGTCGAGCACAACCCCGAAGAAATCTGGAACGCCCAGTTCAGGGCCATCAAGACGGCACTGGAGAGGGCTAAGGTAGAGCCGGGTCAGATAGCGGCGATAGGCGTCACCAACCAGCGCGAGACGACGATAGTCTGGGACAGGAGCGGCAAGCCACTCTACAACGCGATAGTCTGGCAGTGCAGGAGAACGGCCGAGATGGTGGAGGAGATAAAGAGGGAGCACGGGGACGTAATTAAGGAGAAGACCGGCTTGGTTCCAGATGCGTACTTCTCGGCGAGCAAGCTCAAGTGGCTCCTCGACAACGTGCCAGGATTGAGGGAGAGAGCTGAGAGGGGCGAGGTTCTCTTCGGGACGGTGGATACATTCCTCATATACCGCCTGACCGGTGAGCACGTCACCGACTACTCCAACGCCTCCAGAACGATGCTCTTCAACATCAAGAAACTCGACTGGGACGACGAGCTGCTCGAAATCTTTGATATCCCCGCGGAGGTTCTGCCGGAGGTCAGGGAGTCGAGCGAGGTCTATGGCTACACGAAGAGGGAGCTTTTGGGAGCCGAAATCCCGGTGAGCGGGGACGCGGGCGACCAGCAGGCGGCACTGTTCGGCCAGGCCGCTTTTGAAGCTGGGATGGTAAAGGCAACCTACGGTACCGGAAACTTCATTTTAGCAAACACCGGCAAGACCGTCCGCTATTCGGACAACCTCCTCACCACAATAGCGTGGGGGCTCAAAGGAAAGGTCACCTATGCCCTTGAGGGGAGCGTCTTCATAACAGGAGCGGCAGTTCAGTGGCTCCGCGATGGAATAAGAATCATAGAGAGCGCCCCCGAGACGGAGGAGCTAGCGAGAAAACTTGAGAGCAACGAGGGCGTTTACTTCGTCCCGGCCTTCGTCGGCTTGGGAGCGCCTTACTGGGACCAGTTTGCCAGGGGTCTGATAATCGGCATAACTCGCGGAACGGGAAGGGAGCACCTCGCGAGGGCAACGCTTGAAGCGATAGCCTACCTCACCCGCGACGTCATAGAAGAGATGGAGAGGCTCGTCGGCATAAAGGAGCTCCGCGTCGACGGAGGAGCGACGGCGAACGACTTCCTGATGGAGTTCCAGGCGGACATACTTGGAAAGCGCGTCATAAGGCCCGTCGTCAAAGAAACAACCGCCCTCGGAGCGGCTTACTTAGCAGGACTGGCCGTTGACTACTGGGATGGCATGGAGGAGATTAAGGACCTCTGGAGGGCCGAGAGAATCTTTGAGCCGAAGATGGACCGGGAGACGAGGGAGAGGCTCTACCGCGGCTGGAAGGAGGCTGTAAAGAGGGCACTGGGGTGGGCTAAGATCGCAGAAGCATGA
- a CDS encoding ATP-dependent nuclease, which yields MRIVGIEIENFRSLKHVTIPIDDLTILIGRNGAGKSSVLKALELFFNPNAKYSEEDFYARNTDSPIKITVTFELTNEQEINEFRGYVIEENGKRYMKVVKIMKFPPSKSNQTYHGITMGIPQFSELPSKKEDLIKKYNKLRSEFPGLPDLGENPTKKKILETLKEYEANHPEKKKPVLKDIQFFGYREVGKGKIGKFMKLIFVPAVKDVSEEAEYKRGSIITEITQMIIESHIRSNPQFNRLEKRYKKILEGMNKKGRKKENMGLFYELGHEVTQILEKFAPNTRAYIKWNNLEEFQLPLPTPEVLVNEDGFEVHVDKVGHGTQRALLFSLLQYIVKKKYEITKTEKKEITIKSNPTLFLIIEELELYQHPQRQKHLHKLFKSLAGSTFEGFNIQVMYSTHSPFLVSIDTFNNLRLLRKEGKRKSKKPKETKVYLYSQHQFMKDLEEFGIESPSRQLKKFTTTINPVINEGFFADKVVLVEGWSDKAALEVVSEYNDIDLEGNNISIIPVGGKGNILSSYLLFTGFNIPTYIIWDFDRDNDEQNKHLFNAVGYKSKRNIASSIIKKNFAVLNKNLEDVIKRDLGSKNWHIVFSKLRKDNIILGKDDLKNYAPMKRFIELWYNPTDDIKDKLIKSSGESLKTLEKIVKEIARL from the coding sequence ATGCGGATAGTTGGAATTGAAATTGAAAATTTCAGGTCATTAAAACATGTAACAATTCCTATTGACGACCTAACAATCTTAATTGGGAGAAATGGGGCAGGGAAATCCTCAGTACTAAAAGCCCTAGAATTGTTTTTTAATCCAAATGCTAAGTACTCAGAGGAAGATTTCTATGCAAGAAATACTGATTCACCAATCAAAATTACTGTGACGTTTGAATTGACTAATGAGCAAGAAATAAATGAATTCAGGGGCTACGTTATTGAAGAAAATGGCAAAAGATACATGAAAGTCGTGAAAATAATGAAATTTCCCCCCTCTAAATCAAATCAAACTTACCATGGAATTACCATGGGTATCCCACAATTCTCGGAGTTACCTTCAAAAAAAGAGGATTTAATAAAAAAGTACAACAAATTACGGAGTGAATTTCCGGGTCTACCGGATCTTGGGGAGAATCCCACTAAGAAAAAGATACTCGAGACACTTAAAGAATACGAGGCAAATCATCCAGAAAAAAAGAAGCCTGTCCTAAAGGACATCCAATTTTTTGGATATAGAGAAGTTGGCAAGGGAAAAATTGGAAAGTTTATGAAATTGATATTTGTTCCTGCTGTTAAGGACGTCTCTGAAGAAGCTGAGTACAAAAGAGGGAGTATAATTACAGAGATTACTCAAATGATAATAGAAAGTCACATAAGATCTAACCCCCAGTTCAATAGACTTGAAAAAAGGTATAAGAAAATACTTGAGGGCATGAATAAGAAAGGACGGAAAAAAGAAAACATGGGACTATTTTATGAACTTGGCCATGAAGTAACACAAATTCTGGAAAAATTTGCACCAAATACTAGGGCATATATCAAATGGAATAATCTTGAAGAATTTCAGTTACCGTTGCCAACGCCCGAGGTATTAGTTAATGAAGATGGATTCGAAGTGCATGTTGATAAAGTTGGGCATGGCACACAAAGAGCTCTCTTGTTCTCACTGTTGCAATATATTGTTAAGAAAAAATATGAGATTACTAAAACAGAAAAGAAAGAAATAACTATCAAATCAAATCCTACTTTATTTTTAATTATTGAAGAGTTGGAGTTATATCAACATCCCCAGCGTCAGAAACACCTTCACAAATTGTTCAAGTCTCTCGCTGGAAGTACCTTTGAGGGATTTAACATACAGGTTATGTACTCTACCCATTCACCATTTTTAGTCAGCATAGATACTTTTAACAACCTAAGATTGCTCCGGAAGGAAGGAAAGCGAAAATCAAAGAAACCAAAAGAAACTAAAGTGTATTTATATTCACAACACCAATTCATGAAAGACTTGGAGGAATTTGGCATAGAGTCGCCATCAAGGCAACTTAAAAAATTCACCACTACCATAAACCCTGTAATAAATGAGGGATTCTTTGCAGATAAAGTTGTTCTAGTTGAGGGGTGGAGCGATAAGGCAGCATTGGAAGTTGTCTCAGAATATAATGACATAGACCTTGAGGGAAACAATATCTCAATAATACCTGTTGGGGGGAAGGGTAATATTCTTAGTTCATACTTGTTGTTTACGGGGTTTAATATTCCCACATATATTATCTGGGATTTTGACCGAGACAATGATGAACAAAACAAGCATTTGTTCAATGCTGTGGGATATAAGTCTAAACGAAATATTGCCTCATCTATTATAAAAAAGAACTTTGCGGTCTTGAACAAAAATCTAGAAGACGTAATAAAAAGAGATTTAGGTTCCAAGAACTGGCATATAGTATTTAGTAAATTGAGAAAAGACAATATTATTCTCGGAAAAGATGACTTGAAGAATTATGCTCCAATGAAAAGATTTATCGAATTGTGGTATAACCCTACAGATGACATTAAAGACAAGCTGATAAAATCCTCTGGAGAGTCCCTTAAAACTTTGGAAAAGATTGTCAAGGAGATAGCGAGATTATAA
- a CDS encoding NAD(P)/FAD-dependent oxidoreductase yields the protein MKTRIAIIGAGVVGASIARVLSQYDGLEVHLIERNADAGMGVSKANTGIIHPGHEDDPGKYPLRAKLCVQGNRLWYQWTKELGIPAKWPGELMVALEEEDLKVAEYYLELAQRNGVPGVRLVEREELLRLEPNANPNAAGALWAPTAGVMSSPMAAVALTENAVDNGVRFHPETEVRGIKVEKGEVKGVETNGGFIEADIVINAAGLYTDRISAMAGIDHFTIRPRKGEYYIFDDDAGPKVRRIVHQTPTPTTKGVYVITEMNDGVMIGPTAEDLPEDAKDDTSTTREGLEFVWKMAKKLVKGLPPKNRVIRTFAGLRPEPPDGRWIIEAYDDPWGFINVAGIRSPGLTAAPAIAHYVVRELIQGKLEVKLTKKSHWNPYRNAFWFKALPREKQAELIRRNPAYGRVICMCRTITEGDIVDIIHRMKRMGVKTITLDGVKLRSGVMSGTCQGSYCRVRIANIIARETGIPLWKVTLKGEGTEYGIGDIKVLLRGERDEE from the coding sequence ATGAAGACACGGATAGCCATAATCGGTGCCGGCGTCGTTGGGGCGTCGATAGCCAGGGTTCTCAGCCAGTACGATGGGCTTGAGGTTCATCTCATCGAGAGGAACGCCGACGCTGGAATGGGGGTCAGCAAAGCCAACACGGGAATAATCCATCCCGGACACGAGGACGACCCCGGGAAGTACCCGCTAAGGGCAAAACTGTGTGTCCAGGGAAACAGGCTCTGGTACCAGTGGACGAAGGAGCTTGGAATCCCCGCGAAGTGGCCTGGTGAGCTCATGGTTGCCCTCGAAGAGGAGGACCTGAAGGTTGCCGAGTACTACCTCGAACTCGCCCAGAGGAACGGTGTTCCGGGTGTCAGGCTGGTCGAGAGGGAAGAGCTCCTGAGGCTTGAGCCCAACGCGAACCCAAACGCCGCGGGAGCGCTGTGGGCTCCAACAGCAGGAGTCATGTCCTCCCCGATGGCGGCGGTGGCGCTCACCGAGAACGCCGTTGACAACGGGGTCAGGTTCCACCCGGAGACTGAAGTGCGTGGGATAAAGGTGGAGAAAGGTGAGGTAAAGGGCGTTGAGACCAACGGGGGGTTCATTGAAGCCGACATCGTCATAAACGCCGCCGGTCTCTACACGGACAGAATCTCGGCCATGGCCGGCATAGACCACTTCACCATACGCCCCAGGAAGGGCGAGTACTACATCTTCGACGACGATGCCGGGCCGAAGGTCAGGAGGATAGTCCACCAGACCCCCACCCCCACGACGAAGGGCGTCTACGTAATCACCGAGATGAACGATGGGGTGATGATAGGACCCACCGCCGAGGATCTGCCGGAGGATGCAAAGGACGACACCTCGACGACCAGGGAGGGACTGGAGTTCGTCTGGAAGATGGCGAAGAAGCTTGTTAAGGGACTTCCCCCAAAGAACAGGGTGATAAGAACCTTCGCGGGCCTGAGGCCAGAGCCCCCCGACGGGAGGTGGATAATAGAGGCCTACGACGATCCCTGGGGCTTCATAAACGTTGCCGGAATAAGGTCACCGGGACTCACCGCCGCGCCCGCAATAGCGCACTACGTGGTCAGGGAGCTGATTCAGGGCAAACTGGAGGTAAAACTGACCAAAAAGTCCCACTGGAATCCCTACAGAAACGCCTTCTGGTTCAAGGCCCTGCCGAGAGAGAAACAGGCAGAGCTGATAAGGAGGAACCCCGCCTACGGAAGGGTAATCTGCATGTGCCGCACGATCACCGAGGGTGACATAGTGGACATAATACACCGCATGAAGCGGATGGGCGTTAAGACCATCACCCTCGACGGCGTTAAGCTGAGGAGCGGCGTCATGTCAGGGACCTGCCAGGGCTCGTACTGCAGGGTGAGGATAGCCAACATCATCGCCAGGGAAACCGGAATTCCGCTCTGGAAGGTTACCCTAAAGGGAGAGGGAACGGAGTACGGCATCGGCGACATAAAGGTTCTCCTGAGGGGGGAGAGGGATGAGGAGTGA
- a CDS encoding NAD(P)/FAD-dependent oxidoreductase has translation MRSEYDVVVIGGGPAGLAAAIKAKELGMSVLLIENREFLGGIPMQCVHPGFGLHYFKEDLTGTEFIHRIIERFRALNVEYYTNAHVLEVVPYSYRHKILRVVTDKGLFEVRAKTVIYATGARERHMFEIGITGHRVAGIYTAGEAQTMMDIYGVMPGKEIVIVGSGDVGLIMARRFTLEGAHVKAVIELMPYPGGLTRNVVQCLEDFGIPLYLSHAVTRIEGRKRVERVIVAKVDENLRPIPGTEEEIECDTVVLAAGLVPYLKVIEKAGVEVDPATKGPVVNSYLETSVPGIFVAGNALVINDLVDYVVEQGEEAAKGAYEFVKNDGLPALRWRKLVKGRNIRLAVPHYLADTKDVTIYARVAYPEENVKLRFPEIGKEIRLPFVKPSEMIRIKLRKEDIARAGDRITMEVVPNE, from the coding sequence ATGAGGAGTGAGTACGATGTCGTTGTCATCGGTGGCGGGCCGGCCGGTCTGGCCGCTGCGATAAAGGCGAAGGAGCTCGGAATGAGCGTTCTCCTCATCGAAAACAGGGAATTTCTCGGCGGTATTCCAATGCAGTGTGTTCATCCTGGCTTCGGGCTCCACTACTTCAAGGAAGACCTGACCGGAACGGAGTTCATACACCGCATAATCGAACGGTTCAGAGCGCTGAATGTCGAGTACTACACGAACGCCCACGTTCTTGAGGTGGTGCCCTACTCCTACAGGCACAAGATTCTCAGGGTGGTGACGGATAAAGGGCTATTCGAGGTCAGGGCGAAGACCGTCATCTACGCAACGGGCGCTAGGGAGAGGCACATGTTTGAGATAGGCATAACCGGCCACAGGGTTGCCGGGATATACACCGCCGGGGAAGCCCAGACCATGATGGACATCTACGGGGTAATGCCCGGGAAGGAGATAGTCATAGTCGGTTCGGGCGACGTTGGCCTCATAATGGCGAGGAGGTTCACCCTTGAGGGCGCCCACGTCAAGGCCGTCATAGAGCTGATGCCTTATCCCGGAGGACTCACAAGGAACGTGGTCCAGTGCTTGGAGGACTTCGGGATACCCCTGTACCTGAGCCACGCGGTCACCAGGATTGAGGGCAGAAAGAGGGTTGAGAGGGTAATCGTGGCAAAGGTTGACGAGAACCTCAGACCGATTCCCGGAACCGAGGAGGAGATTGAATGCGACACCGTCGTCCTGGCCGCAGGTCTCGTGCCGTACCTGAAGGTCATAGAAAAGGCCGGCGTGGAGGTAGACCCCGCCACAAAAGGTCCCGTCGTGAACAGCTATCTCGAAACCAGCGTTCCGGGAATCTTCGTTGCCGGAAACGCCCTCGTCATCAACGACCTCGTGGATTATGTGGTTGAGCAGGGAGAAGAGGCCGCTAAGGGAGCGTACGAGTTCGTCAAAAACGACGGGCTCCCGGCGCTCAGATGGAGAAAGCTCGTGAAGGGGAGGAATATCAGGCTGGCGGTACCCCACTATCTGGCGGACACCAAGGATGTAACGATATACGCCAGGGTCGCGTACCCGGAGGAGAACGTTAAGCTGCGCTTCCCGGAGATAGGAAAGGAAATCCGGCTGCCCTTCGTCAAGCCGTCCGAGATGATAAGGATAAAGCTGAGAAAGGAGGACATAGCCCGGGCAGGGGACAGAATAACGATGGAGGTCGTCCCCAATGAGTGA
- a CDS encoding DUF1667 domain-containing protein, whose product MSEVKKFRLTCIVCPLGCTIEVMMEGDRITGITGCTCPRGEEYAVQEVTEPKRVVMSVIKVKGGMFPTVSVKSDRPVPREFIPKIMRELAGVEVEAPVRVGQVIVENILGTGANIVATREA is encoded by the coding sequence ATGAGTGAGGTCAAAAAGTTCAGGCTGACCTGCATAGTATGCCCGCTGGGGTGCACCATAGAGGTGATGATGGAGGGCGACAGGATAACCGGCATAACCGGGTGCACCTGTCCCAGGGGAGAGGAGTACGCCGTTCAGGAGGTAACCGAGCCCAAGCGCGTTGTCATGAGCGTCATCAAGGTTAAGGGGGGAATGTTCCCAACGGTCTCAGTAAAAAGCGACCGGCCCGTTCCCAGGGAGTTCATTCCGAAGATCATGCGGGAGCTCGCGGGAGTTGAGGTCGAGGCACCGGTTCGCGTGGGGCAGGTCATCGTGGAGAACATCCTCGGCACCGGGGCCAACATAGTCGCGACGAGGGAGGCGTAG
- the gor gene encoding glyceraldehyde-3-phosphate:ferredoxin oxidoreductase, whose protein sequence is MKFTVLHLNLNEGKVEREELERDGVYGVLDYGIEVHESLETHSIEPYDPKNVVIMGMGPFSGSTLPGAHRLMFFFRSPLYGTLFPSAMGGAAYAFKNVGVDFVTFEGKAEKPVVVLLYNDGENVHVELHEIELEKVIEIWRGYKGEEGVYALTQYLIDNFGERFDFEYRIAVVGPASLNTNYGAIFSQALRKGERLVGSEDWAARGGSGSVLLRAHNVVGVIFGGKPRKRAFPGEDIGNFRTAKGIVEGVHKKPYNEIISEKTTKYRFNPKLNTGGTFGGNYPAEGDFVPILNWQMPYIPKEERIRIHENIMKHYWEPFNEEAIKPKNWTTCGEPCPVVCKKYRRGHHVEYEPYEANGPLSGSISLRASDISVHAADAMGFDAIEFGGTAAWVLELVHRGLLKPEEVGISGKPEFTKEALIERPVEASEVNAKLVAELAHRVAFAENEIAKIIGLGKRKASVILDEKFKDRLKYGESFKDYAVFTPLGENGEMTPTMYWAIGNYIPLPIQGRYWTFYQFGVFLEPEELASKIIASALWEFWYDNVGWCRFHRGWMKPVLKALFMEAYGVNVDMEEHARKQLKRLIEYTRKAGYSPVFWDSMRVIDLVAAGSEEFGNERWAERFGIDKVGTAKEYLERVLDAYSEALGVEWRL, encoded by the coding sequence ATGAAGTTCACGGTTCTCCATCTCAACCTGAACGAAGGAAAAGTTGAACGCGAGGAACTAGAGAGAGACGGGGTATACGGCGTATTGGACTACGGCATAGAGGTTCACGAGAGCCTTGAGACCCACAGCATTGAACCGTACGACCCCAAAAACGTTGTGATAATGGGAATGGGACCGTTCTCGGGCTCAACCCTGCCCGGAGCGCACAGACTCATGTTCTTCTTCCGCTCGCCGCTCTACGGCACGCTCTTCCCCTCTGCTATGGGCGGGGCGGCCTACGCCTTCAAGAACGTTGGCGTTGATTTCGTAACCTTTGAGGGCAAGGCCGAGAAGCCCGTTGTGGTGCTCCTCTACAACGACGGTGAGAACGTTCACGTTGAACTCCACGAGATTGAACTCGAAAAGGTCATAGAGATATGGAGAGGCTACAAGGGCGAAGAGGGGGTTTATGCCCTCACCCAGTACCTCATCGACAACTTCGGAGAGCGTTTCGACTTCGAGTACAGAATAGCGGTCGTTGGACCGGCCTCGCTGAACACCAACTACGGCGCTATATTCTCCCAGGCCCTCAGGAAGGGAGAAAGGCTCGTGGGCAGTGAGGACTGGGCGGCGAGAGGAGGCTCTGGAAGCGTTCTCCTCCGTGCTCACAACGTCGTTGGAGTAATCTTCGGCGGGAAGCCGAGGAAGCGCGCCTTCCCTGGTGAGGACATAGGTAACTTCAGAACGGCCAAGGGCATAGTGGAAGGCGTCCACAAGAAGCCTTACAACGAGATAATCAGCGAGAAGACCACCAAGTACCGCTTCAACCCCAAGCTCAACACCGGCGGAACCTTCGGCGGCAACTACCCTGCTGAAGGCGACTTCGTGCCGATTCTCAACTGGCAGATGCCGTACATACCGAAGGAGGAGCGCATCAGGATACACGAGAACATCATGAAGCACTACTGGGAGCCCTTCAACGAAGAGGCGATAAAGCCCAAGAACTGGACGACCTGCGGCGAGCCGTGTCCCGTCGTCTGTAAGAAGTACAGGCGCGGACACCACGTCGAGTACGAACCCTACGAGGCCAACGGTCCGCTCAGCGGAAGCATAAGCCTCCGCGCCAGCGACATAAGCGTCCACGCTGCTGATGCAATGGGCTTCGACGCGATAGAGTTCGGCGGTACCGCGGCGTGGGTTCTTGAGCTCGTGCACCGCGGTCTGCTCAAGCCGGAGGAAGTTGGTATAAGCGGAAAGCCGGAGTTCACTAAGGAGGCTTTAATCGAGCGCCCGGTCGAGGCGAGCGAGGTCAACGCCAAGCTTGTGGCTGAATTAGCCCACCGCGTCGCCTTCGCCGAGAACGAAATAGCCAAGATAATCGGTCTCGGCAAGAGGAAGGCGAGCGTTATCCTCGACGAGAAGTTCAAGGACAGGCTCAAGTACGGCGAGAGCTTCAAGGACTACGCCGTCTTTACCCCGCTCGGCGAGAACGGCGAGATGACGCCGACGATGTACTGGGCGATAGGCAACTACATCCCTCTGCCAATACAGGGCCGCTACTGGACCTTCTATCAGTTTGGCGTCTTCCTTGAGCCGGAGGAACTGGCGAGCAAGATAATAGCGAGCGCCCTCTGGGAGTTCTGGTACGACAACGTCGGCTGGTGCCGCTTCCACAGGGGCTGGATGAAGCCCGTCCTTAAAGCACTCTTCATGGAGGCCTACGGGGTCAACGTGGACATGGAGGAGCACGCGAGGAAGCAGCTCAAGAGGCTCATTGAATACACGAGGAAAGCGGGCTACAGCCCGGTCTTCTGGGACTCGATGCGCGTTATAGACCTCGTGGCAGCGGGAAGCGAGGAGTTCGGAAACGAGAGGTGGGCCGAGAGGTTCGGGATTGACAAGGTCGGCACGGCAAAGGAGTATCTCGAAAGGGTTCTTGATGCCTACAGCGAAGCGCTCGGCGTTGAGTGGAGGCTCTGA